The Pseudorca crassidens isolate mPseCra1 chromosome 3, mPseCra1.hap1, whole genome shotgun sequence genome includes the window ACATAACTGTAATGTTATTGCTGCATAATATTCTCTCAAGTGGATTAGGTATAATTTACCTTCCACTTATGCTATTGTTGTAAATTTAGGTCGTTTCCAATTTTTAACTGACATTTGCCTTTAGCCCTTTAAAGAGTTGATCAGAGATGCTGAAAGTGTGACAGGTAGATAATAATTAAGATGACCTTTATCTCACCTGTCAGTCTGTCCTGCTTTGGCCTCTTGTCCCAGCATCAGTATTAACTGTgatcctttcactttcagaaaaaaaaaaaaacaaacaaacaaccctgcATCCCAAGAATAAATTATATGATCACCCTAATAATACTTCCAGTCAGAATTAAAGCCCTTACAGATGGCTGCCTGGGATTTCAGTTAAACCATTCCCAAACCACACTGGATGACACCCCTGCTTCAGGTAGGAAACATTTCTCCAAGGCCTCCCCCTAGGTCAGCTGGCCTGTGGGGATTACAATCACACCTGTGGAGACTTTCTCACCTCCACCTCCGGGACTGGGACTGAAAGCCAACCCCGGCAGAAACCCTGCAGGGCAGTGTACTGTCTGGGGCAGCTGGTCGACCTCAGCACAGGGCTTGGGGGCACAGGGACCAGGATGTAGGCCCCAGCACATGGCTGAGCTGGGCTAGCTGCTGAGCTTCTTTGAAACACCGTTTCTTTACCAATAAAATGGGTCAGATAAAACCCGAGATGGCTTCTGTGGCCGTGAAATGATAAAACATGTAATGCCTGCCTGTTCCCACCAGTGTCACCTCCCGATCTGCTCACATCCCCTCTTCCCATAGGTTAAATGAACTCAGGGTACTTTACAGACAGACATTGTCATCTTCCTGATCAACCTCTCTTTAAAAATCAGAGCTGGACAGAACGGGTCACAAAAAAGCCCATGAGACCAGGACAACTAGATCTCAGTCAGCTGCAGCCAAGATTTGGTCACCAGCCACTGGTCTTGCCTGGTCTGCTGCACTGCCCACTCCCACCCACTGGACAACAGCCTCCACGGAAAGGCACCTTTATATATAGTCACCGATCCAGGGGACCACGTCCCAGGGTTGCATGCACTTGCCACAAACCGGCGAGGACTGGCGGGCACCTCACTCTACCGGGAAGCAACTCTAGAAAACCGAACCACAGGCCCGTTAGGTCTGAACTTAACTTCCGCGGTGATCTGAAGAGCTATTTTCCACagggaaaatttttaataatttataaaaagtgaaaatggtAAAGACGTTTAAAAACAATCGTCACGGTGACATCAGAATGAACGCGCTCTGCTGATGAATTTAGAGGCTCCTCAAGATGAAAGCCAAACCAGCAACAGCGGTGAAGTTTGGAGTCAGTCCTTGGCCATTTGGGTTTTCGGGGTGATTCCTCCTATATTGCGGGGATGATCACCGCCCCTCCCCATTGCGCAGCTGGGCCACAGACACTAGACTATGCGCGGCGGCGCGATTCCTGCAAACGTTGGACTCTTCACGGCTTCCCTGGTTGTTCCAGCTTCTGGGGCTCTGAAAGTGCTTTTTGCTTGAAATTTCACCAGATAAAAATAAGTTTCAATGAGTTAAAggcagaaagggaggggagggatgaaagCGTCCAAGTTGAAGGAGGATCCCCACCCCTTCCGCGGCCAGTCCCGAGGTTACCCGCGGGTACCGGGGACTCCAGGGCGGCAGAGGGCCCGCCCCGCGCCCTGAGCGCCCGCTGGCGCCAGAGTCGGATGCGTTTCCCCGCAACCTCTTGGAAATGACTCGAAAGCCAGTGCTCTGTGgtctcttccttccccttttgGAACACAAGGACCCCCTGGCGTGGCGGGGAGGAGAGGAGCCAGGCCCGGTCGCAGGGGTGAATTCGCGGAACGGTCATCCTTTAATGTCGGGACTTGAGGGGTTCTTTAGCGGGTTGCGGAGAGCACGCTTCCCGCAtcctcctccccaggccctgaTTCTTTGATCAGTCCTTAGGAGAGCACTGGTTCCGCAGACCCCGGTCCAGGATTGTGGTGTGAACACCAGGCTCCATCTGGTACACACGGGATTCAATAAACAGGTTGCTTTCCATCCTTCTCCGACGCCCCTTCCCCTCCGGATTGCTCCAACTAGGTTAAGTGAGGTCGGAGGCTCAGGCCGGGGTTAGAGCCTGGATTCCGGGCAGAAGGACCCGGAGCCTCTGAGACCCTCATTAGCGCGCGCACACACGTGCCCCTTCTCGTCCTGCTCCCCACCCTCGCTCCGCTCCGGCCAGCCGGTCGGCTCCGCGCGGCGCTACCCCGCAGCCCGGCGCGCACCGATGTCTCCCCCCAGCGGCCGTGCGCGTGTCGCCGCAGGAGCCGGGCGGCTGGCGGGCGGCGGGGAAGCGGCGCGGCGCAGGCAGTCCCGCGGCTCCGCCCCGCGCCCCCCTCCGCGGCCGGCAGGACCGCCCCCTCCGCGCCGCGCTCGGCTCAGACTGAGCAGACGCCTTTGCAATGTCAGcagccgcggcggcggcggcggtcgAGGCCCCGCGGTAGCGGCCAGCGCAGCACGGCCCGGCGGGCGCGCACGGCGCGAGCCCGCGGCCGCCTCGCTGCCTTCGGGGCGCTGCGGACGGCTCGGCGCGCCCTGAGGCGGCGCTCGGACTCGAAGCCAGCCCGGCTGCGGCCGCTCACAAAGGACCGCGGACACCAGGCTCCGGGGGGCTGCGCGCAGGGACTGGCCGGGGGACGGCCCGCCGCGGCGCGTCCCCTCCACGCTTCCCCTCCCCGGGCGGCTGGAGCCCGAGCCAGAGCGGGCCCCGTCATATGACAGCGGCGACCCAGCGGCCGGCGAGCGCGCGTGCTGCCCGCTCGGCTGCGCCACGGCCGCCGGCGCCAGGGGGGGCCCGCGCCGCGCCCCGCTGAGTGGTCGCCGGTCGCTGCcgccccgcgccccccgcgccccGGCTCTCGGGCTCCGGGGGCAGGAGCCGAGGGGAACCCCGCGCCGGCGCCAAGCCTAAAATGGCCACGCTGCTCCGCAAAATCGGGCTCATCCGCCTGCACAACCGGGACACCGAGGACCCCAAGCATCACCACAACcaccgcggcggcggcggcggccagcAGAGCGCGTCGCTGCGCGGCAAGGGCGGCGCCAAGAGCGGCGGCCACAAGCCGCAGCAGCAGCATCCCGCCGGGGGCGCGGGCGACACCAGCCCCGGACCCGGCAAGGGCAAGGGCAAGCGCGCGGCGGAGCTGGCCCAGCGCGACAAGCCGCCGCAgccggcggcgggggcggcgagCGGCGGGGGCCCCCGGGAGCGCGCGGCGGGCGCCAGGGCGGGGCCgggcccggcggcggcggcggcggcggcggcggcggcggcggccggcggCAGCCTGGTTCCCGCGGCGCGCCAGCAGCACTGCACGCAGGTGCGCAGCCGGCGGCTCatgaaggagctgcaggacaTCGCGCGCCTCAGCGACCGCTTCATCTCCGTGGAGCTGGTGGACGAGAGCCTCTTCGACTGGAACGTGAAGCTGCACCAGGTGGACAAGGACTCGGTGCTGTGGCAGGACATGAAGGAGACCAACACCGAGTTCATCCTGCTCAACCTCACCTTCCCCGACAACTTCCCCTTCTCGCCGCCCTTCATGCGGGTGCTCAGCCCGCGCCTGGAGAACGGCTACGTGCTGGACGGCGGCGCCATCTGCATGGAGCTGCTCACGCCGCGCGGCTGGTCCAGCGCCTACACCGTGGAGGCCGTCATGCGCCAGTTCGCCGCCAGCCTGGTCAAGGGCCAGGTAAGCTGGGAGGAGGCCGGGGGCGCGCGGGGCTGGCCCCTCGGCGCTCTCGCTCCTGATGCGCGCGGGGCTGTGTCTCTACCCCAGCCTGCCAAGGGGAGACGTTCCCGAGCGCCTCCGCTTCTCTTCCCTGAACgttttcttctttccctactTTTCCATCCCGTCTCTGCGGGTCTCCCGCTTGTTCCCGGTCGGTCCCCATCGCTCTAGAATACGCTCTCTCCCTCTCCGCACaccctcctctcttttctcctctgctgCTTCTCCCCTCTGGTTCTGCCCCTCTACCCTCTGCCCTGATCTCCCGACCCGCTGTCCCCATGtgcccctccctttcctcctcctccgcccccgccccaggcttccgctctctccccctccccctccctctcccgtttacccccttctccttttccttggcttctctccatctcctgACCCCACAGTCTCCCTGAGGGTGGAACTTCACGTGGACTTAGGAATCTAAGTATCCAGCCCAGTTTATTGCCCCCTTCCCTGCCACACACGCAAAGTCCCCCCCCCCGCAACAACAACTCAGGGGGGCTCTGCAGGTGGGGGGCTCTGCAGGGGGCCTGCTGCCTGCTGGTGAATCTGCTCCCCTGCTCTGCCCCCTCTTGACCAGCATGTAGCGCAAAGGTGAAAATTTTGCTCTTGAGAAATTTCACTGGAGAGGCAGAGGTGTGGTTTGAGTGTGACAAGGCCAGATGACCTCAAGGGAATGCATGGTACCTGGCTCCTTCCAGGACCATCACCTTCTGGGTAGTTGTTCAAGGTCTTGGTCTCTCTCAGACCTGTTTCTTCCTTCCGGGTTACCCCTGCCCCGGGGGGGTTAAATCCATTATCAGAACTAAAGATTTTTAACTAAATACTGAAATCAGGGGCCGGCGTGGTGCCTGAATCTTCTCACCTATTGCACCAGACGGCAGCTTTACCAAAAGAAACCCGAGAACTTGAGAGcagagaatgaatgaatcttcTGAGAtttgtcccccccccccaccagctgCAGGCAGAGGCATGATGGTTTTATCTTCCCACATTATATGCTCCTGATCATGTTCAAGTTGGTTGATGTTTTCCCAAGTCGCTATTGAACATtacttaataaaattataattttatatgggTGTCTTTTAGATTTATGAAGAATCCCTGTTTTGTTTAGGAGTCCCGAAATGACCTCGATTTGATCTTTCTACAGCTAGCATTTCAGAAGCCATCAGTCCCCCGTCACCTGCCTCTGTCCCTTTCACGGCAGGATCTTTCACACTAATCACATAATGCTTGTTCTGCCAATTTCACTAGAGGTGGAGCCCCTGGGATACCAGGCAAATCGCATTGTGACTCCAGTGGAGAAAGGCACTTAATTCTTGACTGAGGTCTGTTGTTACCAAGTACCATCTTGCTAGTCCATCTTTTCTGGGGTTTAGCTTCCGCTTATTTCTCGCGTTCGAAATAGGAGGGACCTGGAGGCTCTAGAAAGGTGAGGTTTAATGCTTTAACATCAGAAATGCAGTCTGAAGCCTGTGGTTCAGCGCTGGCTCTGATGTGAAGAGCCTGTGATTCGATACAAGCcacgggggtgggagagggtccCGGTTTATGTTATTATCAGGATTTATACAAAtgatggggaaaaatattttgcagaaaTGCTTCTGTTATTTTTTCTGAAAGCACTGCTAATCAGAACTCTCTGGAACACTCTCTTACCTTCTTTCATTCTTCACAGAGATGACTTTGGGGATGAAGGGCAGAGGAATATCATTTTGCCTTATAATCACAGAATCATAGCATTTAGATTTGGAAGAGATCCTTAACCACAGCCTGCATTTTGAAAGATGTAGGAAAGTAAAGATTTCAAATGAGAAATAAGGACTTTTTTTAAGGAGAGATATATGTCAGTAAGTTAAGTGTTTTCCATGTTCACATGAATGCTGTGATTGACAGTTCTCTTGGTGCCCCTGCACTTCTATTAAATTAGGCAGGTCCTTGTGTATATATGTCTTTTCTTTGTAATCCAAATTGAGAGTCTTCATACAGTCAGCAAGTCAGAGACCTTATTGTtgaaagtaattatcaatatttttatttcttaatttcaaaatctTACTTAGTTGAACTCAGGGCCCTCCATGTAGCATATTGTGTTATATCACCTATTCTAAAGTCTAGttatgaaatatctgaaagagaggTGAGTACTCAGCAATTTATAAAAATACCAGTTCAGTTTCTTTGCACTTTTCGTGCTGACTTCAACATCCAAAAGAGAGTCGTGTAGGATATACACAAACAACTCGAAATGCAGTGTAAGAACAGGAGGAATGAATGTTCATCAGTGTTTCAGGATGCTGTGCAGGAAAGGATCCTAATAGTGTCTCAGGGCCCTCAGCGTTATGGTGCCTTTCCTGCTTTTGTAAATTTCCGACCTACAGGTTGTTCATTGCACTTACTGCAGTTACCGAATTATTTCCGGTAGCTGAAGGTAGTTAAAGGACTTTGGGAAAGCAATCAAAATACCTGATTAGATATTCAAAGAGAACCAAGAGTGCTACCAAACCAATGATTACTTTAAAAGGCAGAACCGTTCCGTTCTAGTTACATTCCTCCATCTGTTGGCCCTTTCGTTTTTTCTTAAGCAATGGGATTAGAAAAGGCTCGTTTTCCTCTTTCGTAACTACTAAGCGTAACTTTCTGAATTGGGGATATCCTAAGTTGATTTTGTTTCTCTACCTTTagagaaatcataaaatactTTTAAGGGTTTCATTGGTAATATTAAGAAAAGATCTGCTTAACCATTTTGTGTATAGTATTAATGTTTGCGTTTATCTCACGGTGTGACAGATTCAGTCATTTCACGAGACCTTTACCTGACTTTTGGGGCCCATGTTATCAAAATCTCTCTTGTGCTACCTTATGGATTGTGGTTgtttaaaattaacttaaaactTTCTTGTATGATATATTCTTTGTAGAGATAATGACATACATACCTCGCCTATTTGTTTATTACCGAATCGTCTTCTGACTACAAAGAGACACTTTAGGTAACTCTTGGATCCTGCAATTAAATGAAAACTCCCCGTACCTGGGAGGGTCCTGCCCAGGCTGGGCCTCGGCGTTCACTGGCATGTGTACCAGGTCTCGCACCTGGGATGATTGATGATGCAACAGAGACCCTCTCCTTGCAGCTGTGTGAGCAGAAGGCACCCAAGAGTAGCTTGAGGGTGCACTAACTCAGGGTTCTACTTTCACATCAGCTCGCCTCCTGAGTGCCCCCTTTTTAATTAGTTAGACATCGCCAGGGGCAGGGAACCAGACGGCACTTGGAAGACAGTTCCTTACTCCTCCTCTGTCCGCTCAGTGCCAACCATGCGCCTCAACCCAGCATGAGGACGATGTGGCAATAATAGCAGTGGCGTTTACTGTTTGCTCCATGCCAAGCTCTGGGCCAGCAAAGCACTTAGGGTGTTAACCTTACCTGATTCTACTGTTTCCGTGGTCACTGTACAGGTGAGGACACCTCAGCTCCACACGGTCAGGTGAAATTAATGCAGCCTCGTGTTCTAACACTAGCAATGAGTGCGAGCCTCTGAATACCAGTCCACATTAGTAAAAGTCAGCGACGGCAGAGTCACACCCAGGCCACCTGAGCCCCTGGCCGTCTCCAGCCAGTGGTTGGCGGTGACCGGTGTGATCATCATTTGTGTCCACAGAAGACAGGTACACAGTCAGCTGTCAGCAGAAGAATGAAAACAACAGGACTAAAACACCTTCAGTTCTTAGTGTTTGAATTTAAAATTGCTAAGCGATTCCGGAACAGTTATGTTTCCTGACAGCACTAGTTTCTGGAATTTTTGAACACAGAAAACTGGTAGATGTTGCCACGTGTCAGTGTGTGATGAAGAAGTAACAGGCTCTGCAGATCAGCTCTGTTTGACGATAAAGTGCATCTCTGAGGTCGACTTTAGGGCTTAAAGTGTTCTGCACCATGGGTGTCACTGAGAatcttgcacacacacacgcacacacacacacacacacacacacagcctgtcTTCAGAACCTCTTCCAAAGTACTAGGCCTGGAAATAGCTTTTTACTTATGGCTACACAATCTCCAGGTCTTATCAGGAAAAAGTAATGAAGATAAACAGCCTTGTGGGTTCCTAAGGTTTATTGGCTTCTGAACTATTATAATTCACACAACATTTTTGAAAGCCCTGTGTGAGTGTGCTAGGGCTACTGTCACAGAGTCCCACAGACTGGCGGGCttcaacaacagacatttacttctcacagttccggaggccagaagtctgagctCAGGGTGAGAGCAGGGTTGGGTCCTTCTGAGGGTGTGCAGAGGATGAGCTCCAGGCCTCTgcccttggcttgcagacggctatcttctccctgtgtcctcacgtggtcttccctctgtgcctgtctgtgtcctaatctccccTTCTGGTGAGGACACCAGTCGTATTGGATCAGGGctccatcctaatgacctcagtTTAACATgatcacctctgtaaagaccctgtctccaaatacagtcaccttCTGAGGTGCTTGGGAATAGAACGCCAACATATCAATTTTGAGGGATCACAGTGCAGCCTATAACAAGCCCAAACAGGAATTTCTTAACCAATCCAACCTCTCATTTCTCTAGAGGCTATTACTGGTTTGCAAAGTAACATAAATGATGCCCATCCGTGTGAACACAGGACCACACCGAGGAGGCCCCAGGAGGGCCTACGTGGAATAGAGAGATGGTGGCCGCTTTAAAGGGAAGCTGGGAGAACCTAGCGTGTGAACCGTGACAGCCAGGGGGTGGGTCCTGCCGTGTGACTCACCGAGGAGAGTGGATTTGTGGAGGAGTCTTATGAGTCAACCGTGTCGTTGTGTCCTGTGCCCATGTGTAGGTGAGGGAGGTCATTACCACCCAGGATGACTCTGCAGCTTGAGGTCTCCATGTACTCGATGGATCGGAGAAAAAAATAGCTTGTTCTGGTATCAAGTGGGACGGGGCAGGAGGACGCAGACAGGACTCTGCATCCTAAAAATAGTGCCGCGCCAACTTGGCAAGCTCCCACGTGCCCGCTCCCTGGCGAGTCTGCTCATCCCAGGGCTGACGGTGCAGTTAATAATAGTAGTGGCTTACTTTACCCAGAGTTGTAAACTTTTGAGAATCTAAAGTTGCAAAAAGAGGATGCAAATGCATTTGTGTTTACTTTTCTGATTTATAGTGAAGGGTGTGAGAGGATTGTTTTCCTATTTAAGGGTCAGGAGAGTttggggggggttgtttgtttgtttaatggaaAGTACCAACATGAACACTAAGTTGAAGTTTGTTTTAACCCAGAATCCTGCCCTTTCTCATCCTCACGAACAGGCGTGTGTGAGTCCAGGTTTAGAAGGAAGGCAGCCTCAGTGGTACCACTCTGGGGACAGCTAAGGAACCAGCCAAATGGctttcatggctttttttttaagcagccaCTAATAGTGGGTTCTTTGAGCCACATTTCAAGTCTCCTGAATCCTAGATTTTTGCTGTGTTGATAGGGTTGTGGGGAGATGGGGCAGAGGATGGGGACGAGGtaactccttttctctctttcctttactTATGGCTACACAATGGCCGGTGGTCCTCAGCCCCAGGTTAATTAGATGCTTCCGGGAACCTTTAAATTATTCCAATGCCAGGCCCTTTCCTCGAAGATTCACACTTCTTGAGGCTAAGATGAGGCCCTAGTAGAGGCCCGTTGGAAAATCTCCTACATTGATTCTAACGGACAAACCGGGATTGGAAAAACCACCCTGGACCAGAATTACTCATCACGTCTACCATCTTCGGTACATCCTCCCACCAACAGCCAGAACAGGGAGCTTCAGGTGATGGTGGCTGTAATGAACCCCTTGCCTTCCCCCCTCCCACCTTGATTGGACTCACTGTCCTGTGTCCACCCCGACTAGCCCTCTGGAAGCCCTACTTTTGTAGAGGAGCTCATCATACAACCCAGTCCTTCCTCCCTGGACCAAGAGGGAGTGTAAACCCTGAAAAAGGAAATGTGCTCAAGAGAGTTGCTCACCCCCGGATCAGACACTGTTGTGAGGGCTTGGTGCGCGGACCGCCCAGAACTGTGGATAATTAGCTAGTTCGCACAGCACAGGTACTGAGCGTCCACTCTGTATCAGGCACACACTGGGCACACGTTGGTGAATCAGATTCACGGAAAGTGCCAGCCACGGAGAACTGACTGTCTAGTGGGGATGAAGTGCAACCCACTCACATTTGTCTGTGATGTACCAGGCAGCTCCGCAGGTATCGCTTGCTTAGTATTTGGGTGAGTGCCCATTCACTGGTGCAAGTGGCCTGTGGGTGCGCCAGGGACTTGAGAGAGATGGGGTCCTGGGCTCAGCAGCGTCTTCCAAACTTCTGGGTGACGTTCCGAGAAGGAATGCTCATTGTTACGTGATTGTCACACTGAGGGTTAGCCTGTTTCTCTGAACATAGTTTCCCTGCTAATAAATGGGACGGTCAGCCATTTCCCAAAACAGACAAAGGAGTCATTGTAATGGCAGAAATATTTCCAATAACATCTACGCTTTCCTACCCAAGGAGTCAGCAAACTAAGATAAGGTTTAATTGTTTAATGCCCCATCGTCACacacttcattccttctttccttccttcattcggGACCCGTTTGCTGAGGGTCTACCATGACTTGGGCACTGAAGATGCATGGTCTTCAGCACTCCCGTGGCGACCTTCCCCCATTCTGTGGGTCGCCCCTGGTCCTCTCCGCTAAGGACAGGAGGACCAAGGCCCCCAGATCGAGAACCTCTGGGGAGGAAGCGGAATTGGGACCAACCAGTGGCAAAGCCTTGGGAGAGGAGGGCGGGGCGGGAGCGGGGAGCCGGGAGTAGCGCCAGAAGGTGCCCTTCCCCACCCGGCAGACCTAGGTGTGGTCAGGCAGCAGACTAACCGGGCCTCCTCGGTCACGTTCCCAAGCCTggcttttcctctcctccctgccctcctgtcTCCTTAGAGGCTTGTCATCCCCTGCTTGGATTCCTGGGATGCCCCCGTCCAACCTCTCCGTCCCTTTCCATCCTCCCTGCCGCCACCTTCCTGGGTCCTCTAAGACGCACACCTGGTTTTCTCACACCCTTGGTTAGACGGGGACAGAATACATCCAAGCGCCCCATCGCTGCCCAGCCTGGGTGCAACTCTTCCACCTTCCACAGCCCCCAGGAAGCCCTTCTCCCACCAGCCCCGCCAGCCACGGCACACCAGCAGGTCTCCACGTTTGCTGAGCTCACAGGTCCGCCCCCATCGGGAAAGCACCCCCTCATGCATCAGTCGAGCCCTGCCATCCCTCAGAACCCTGCCGAGACGTCTTAACTCCTGCAGAAGGCCCCGCAATCCCTCCTCCAGTAAGGGCATCGGCTCCCTCCTCTAAACACCTCTGCGTTGTCTGGAAGGTGTTCATTTCTACTCTCATCCTGCTAGACCGCGTGTACCTATTTCCAGCTCTGTTTCCCCTTCCCCTCGCCCAATGCCCAATACATTGTATGTGCCGAATAAATGTGTCCACTGTGCAACTTGCACAActgcacacacaccccatcccctcccctcgccCCTATTTGGAATACGGTAAGATTGTGAACTTACCAGGTGCTTGCCGTGGGCCAGCTGCTGTGCAAAACGCTTTAGTGGGTCATGTGATTAAATGCTTTCAGCAGCCTATGGGGTGAGCGctgttgttattcccattttacagaggaggaaaccaaggctcactTAGCCTGGGGAAGGCAGAGCCCTGCAAATCTGCGGGTTGGGGTCTTTGGGAAGCCCCTTCCTCCAGTGAATGCCTGAAACTAACCCAGATGAGCTGCCCGCAGTGGCCACTGTGATCTCTCCCCTCACAGAAGTGCTTGTTTTTCCTTTGATCACCTTTATAATGTATCCTATGAAGTATCATAATCTTAGAGAGCTCATGAAAGACAAAGCTTCTCTAACTGTAGGATCAACCAGTAAAATTACATACAGCTGAAAGGAGGTTGGTTTAATTCATAACTAAAACTAATCTAATAAAACGTGACTTTGAATTCTGCTGGACTGAATTAcagtgatttttgttttagtaattttatttaaaaggggATCCCGGCATCTGCCTTTTCACTGACAAGAGAGATGGATGCCTCTTGGTTATTCTCTCAGATCCGAGAAGAACCAGAGGCCCCTTCCTGCCACCTCTGACCCCAAAGGCCACCCCCAGCATCTGGGGACATCTGAAGACCGCTCCTCAGAATAATGCTTTTAAACGCACAAAATAATATTCATAGGCTTTCAAAGGAAAACAGGCATGCTTAGAAATAgttattgctattttaaaaaaatgatgaactaaaatatgaaattaaaaagcaTGTCTTTATTAACACATTTAGTATCAAGGTCTAGTTACTGTCCTAACTGGACATAGGAAGGAGAACTGATGGCGTTTCAAGTCGTCTACAACAACTGTCGTATGATTTTTAAACGTCTGGGGTTTCTGTTGGTGACAAAATCAAGGCAATGCTAAATCTGTGCTTTGTCACTTCCAGTCGCAGTTAAATGAAGCGCTGGACTACAGTTAGAGTTaatgaaaagaaagacatttttttccatcCAAGTTTGTGTTCCCTGGGGATGCACGGCCCCAAGAA containing:
- the UBE2QL1 gene encoding ubiquitin-conjugating enzyme E2Q-like protein 1, which gives rise to MATLLRKIGLIRLHNRDTEDPKHHHNHRGGGGGQQSASLRGKGGAKSGGHKPQQQHPAGGAGDTSPGPGKGKGKRAAELAQRDKPPQPAAGAASGGGPRERAAGARAGPGPAAAAAAAAAAAAGGSLVPAARQQHCTQVRSRRLMKELQDIARLSDRFISVELVDESLFDWNVKLHQVDKDSVLWQDMKETNTEFILLNLTFPDNFPFSPPFMRVLSPRLENGYVLDGGAICMELLTPRGWSSAYTVEAVMRQFAASLVKGQGRICRKAGKSKKSFSRKEAEATFKSLVKTHEKYGWVTPPVSDG